One Flavobacteriales bacterium DNA segment encodes these proteins:
- a CDS encoding undecaprenyl-phosphate glucose phosphotransferase codes for MNIKALKLRLLFSFGDVFHLTIAFLLAYRITFFSLDISDKYLFLLIIVNLSWLLLGFFFGLFDYERASRFELVLSNLLKAVIVHALIISTLLFSLKTNSFSYDHLYYTFGLSYLILFVWRIFSVFLIKKYRRLGYNYKEIVIVGAAEKSTQLAQFFLNNEHGYKLQAFFYSKPSSQKLSCPCFHIDELDEFCKNNRVEEIFYSDSIYDESLLMSIIKFCDDNMIRLKITPDFTSFKQRKINIDLYGVIPVITLREEPLQDEFNRFVKRIFDIIFSLFVIVFILSWLTPIIALIIKLTSKGPVFFVQRRSGLDNKEFDCYKFRTMSLNKLSDVKQAYKDDPRITKFGRFLRRTSIDEMPQFFNTLIGNMSVVGPRPHMLKHTKSYSEIIDGYMVRQLVFPGITGAAQAYGFRGETKNIKDMEDRVKYDVWYIENWSLLLDVKLISITIVNLFKTQKNAV; via the coding sequence ATGAATATTAAAGCATTAAAATTACGTTTGCTATTTAGTTTTGGTGATGTTTTTCACCTTACCATTGCGTTCTTGTTGGCTTACAGAATTACTTTTTTTTCGCTTGATATTTCTGATAAATACTTGTTTCTTTTGATAATCGTAAACTTGAGTTGGTTGCTATTAGGGTTCTTTTTTGGATTATTTGACTACGAACGAGCCTCTAGGTTTGAATTAGTACTATCAAATTTATTAAAAGCAGTAATTGTTCACGCTCTTATTATCTCTACACTTTTATTCTCTTTAAAAACAAACTCCTTTTCTTATGACCATTTATATTATACTTTTGGGCTGAGTTATTTAATACTATTTGTTTGGAGAATATTTTCTGTTTTTCTTATTAAAAAATATAGGCGACTTGGATATAATTACAAAGAAATAGTAATTGTTGGTGCTGCCGAAAAATCTACCCAACTCGCTCAATTTTTTCTAAACAATGAGCATGGATATAAGCTTCAAGCATTCTTCTACTCCAAACCCTCTTCACAGAAATTAAGTTGCCCATGTTTTCATATTGATGAATTAGATGAATTTTGTAAAAATAATAGAGTAGAGGAGATATTCTATTCTGATTCGATTTATGATGAAAGTTTACTAATGAGCATCATTAAATTTTGTGATGATAATATGATTAGGCTTAAAATAACACCTGATTTTACCAGCTTTAAACAGCGAAAAATTAATATTGATTTGTATGGTGTTATACCCGTTATTACGTTAAGAGAAGAGCCTTTACAAGATGAGTTTAATAGGTTCGTAAAAAGAATATTCGATATCATATTTTCATTGTTTGTTATTGTGTTTATCTTATCATGGTTAACGCCAATAATAGCTTTGATAATCAAGCTTACTTCAAAGGGGCCAGTCTTTTTTGTTCAAAGGCGTTCAGGATTAGATAACAAAGAATTTGACTGTTATAAGTTTAGGACAATGTCATTAAATAAGTTGTCTGATGTCAAACAAGCGTACAAGGATGATCCACGAATAACAAAATTCGGCAGGTTTTTACGAAGAACAAGTATTGATGAAATGCCTCAGTTCTTTAACACATTGATAGGTAATATGTCTGTTGTAGGGCCTAGGCCTCACATGTTAAAACATACTAAAAGTTATTCTGAAATTATTGATGGATATATGGTTAGGCAACTCGTATTTCCTGGTATTACTGGGGCTGCCCAAGCCTATGGTTTTAGAGGCGAAACAAAGAATATTAAAGACATGGAAGATAGGGTGAAATACGATGTTTGGTATATAGAAAATTGGTCTTTATTGCTTGATGTTAAACTAATCTCTATAACGATAGTCAACCTTTTCAAGACTCAGAAAAATGCTGTTTAG
- a CDS encoding polysaccharide biosynthesis protein: MLKEKFTHLSRKQKQIIMILSDVFILLFSIWLSFALRLGEFWSDRLYMNQWIFILIPIVSIPLFIRLGLYRSVLKFMGTKVIVTAFQSITITSLIVGFTMMIFREADMPRTVILIFWFVSSILIIIMRFLYKGYLYSWDNFVNDRKPTIIFGAGSAGAQIVESLRKNHEYAPIAFIDDDKSKQGTFINFTRIHPFSDLKDIIKKRKVRVILLAIPSLSEQRKRDLLKKLSKYPVEVKLLPSLSEIVSGRVSMESIRHVQVEDILGRTPVKPKTSLLKKNITSKNVLVTGAGGSIGSELCRQILELKPSKIVLFEHSEFNLYSIDYELTSLAEKDCEIIPVLADVKSINKVDNAIKENNIDTIYHAAAYKHVPMVEKNTVEGVFNNVMGTYNVAVCARDNNVENMVLISTDKAVRPTNVMGASKRFSELVLQALNSEKSNTCFSMVRFGNVLDSAGSVVPLFRRQIKEGGPVTVTHSKVTRYFMSIPEAVQLVLQAGAMAKGGDVFVLDMGEPVRILDLAHRMINLSGLSPITSENPEGDIKIKFTGLREGEKLYEELLIGKDVTQSKHPQIMQANEDFLSWQKVSSLIEEIKTIHENLDDKSMRKVLIENVEGYKPAKH, translated from the coding sequence ATGCTTAAAGAAAAGTTCACACATCTCTCTAGAAAGCAGAAGCAAATCATAATGATACTTTCTGATGTTTTCATTTTACTGTTTTCTATCTGGCTTTCCTTTGCTTTGAGATTAGGTGAATTTTGGTCTGATAGGTTGTACATGAATCAATGGATTTTCATTCTCATTCCAATAGTATCTATCCCCTTGTTTATACGCTTAGGTCTATATAGGTCAGTTTTGAAATTTATGGGTACTAAAGTTATTGTTACAGCTTTTCAGTCCATAACTATTACAAGCCTTATAGTTGGTTTTACAATGATGATATTTAGAGAAGCAGATATGCCGAGAACGGTCATTCTTATATTTTGGTTTGTCTCCAGTATACTAATTATTATCATGCGATTTTTATACAAAGGCTACCTATATTCATGGGACAATTTTGTAAATGATAGAAAACCAACAATAATTTTTGGGGCAGGAAGTGCAGGAGCACAGATTGTAGAAAGTTTACGAAAAAACCATGAATACGCACCAATTGCATTTATTGATGACGACAAAAGTAAACAAGGAACATTCATTAACTTTACTAGAATTCACCCTTTTTCGGACTTAAAAGATATAATTAAGAAAAGAAAAGTAAGGGTAATTTTATTAGCAATTCCTTCACTATCTGAACAGAGAAAGCGAGATTTACTTAAAAAACTATCAAAGTATCCTGTTGAGGTAAAGCTATTGCCATCGCTTTCAGAAATAGTAAGCGGGAGAGTGTCTATGGAGAGCATTAGGCACGTACAAGTTGAAGATATTCTTGGCAGAACTCCAGTAAAACCCAAAACATCTTTACTCAAGAAAAATATTACTAGCAAGAATGTTTTAGTCACTGGAGCTGGTGGGAGTATTGGCTCAGAACTATGTAGGCAAATATTGGAGTTGAAGCCTAGTAAGATAGTCCTTTTTGAACACTCGGAATTTAATCTGTATTCAATTGATTATGAATTAACATCACTAGCTGAAAAGGATTGTGAAATTATTCCAGTTTTAGCGGATGTTAAGTCGATAAATAAGGTTGATAATGCTATCAAAGAAAATAACATTGATACCATATACCATGCGGCTGCCTACAAGCATGTTCCAATGGTTGAAAAAAACACAGTTGAAGGCGTATTCAATAATGTAATGGGCACTTATAATGTAGCTGTTTGCGCTAGGGATAATAATGTTGAGAATATGGTTTTAATTAGTACCGATAAAGCCGTAAGACCTACAAATGTAATGGGAGCGTCAAAACGCTTTTCAGAACTAGTGTTGCAAGCCTTAAACTCTGAAAAATCGAATACTTGTTTTAGTATGGTTCGATTTGGTAATGTACTAGACTCTGCAGGCTCAGTAGTGCCTTTATTTAGAAGGCAAATAAAAGAGGGAGGACCAGTAACCGTTACTCACTCAAAAGTTACGCGATATTTTATGTCTATACCAGAAGCTGTTCAATTAGTGCTTCAAGCTGGAGCTATGGCAAAAGGAGGAGATGTATTTGTATTAGATATGGGAGAGCCTGTTAGAATTCTTGATTTAGCACACCGAATGATTAATTTAAGTGGACTTAGTCCTATCACCTCAGAGAACCCTGAGGGAGATATAAAAATTAAATTCACAGGCCTTCGTGAAGGAGAGAAATTATATGAAGAACTATTGATTGGTAAGGATGTTACCCAATCGAAGCACCCTCAAATCATGCAAGCAAATGAGGATTTTTTGAGTTGGCAAAAGGTGAGTTCATTAATTGAAGAAATTAAAACTATTCATGAAAATCTTGATGATAAATCGATGAGGAAGGTTTTAATTGAAAATGTTGAAGGGTACAAGCCAGCAAAACATTAG
- a CDS encoding DUF1972 domain-containing protein, which yields MKLAIIGTRGIPNNYGGFEQFAEYLSDGLSNQGHDVYVYNSHNHPFKDKKWRKVNIIHCFDPEYKIGTVGQFIYDLNCILDSRKRDFDVILQLGYTSSSIWNFLFKNNIKLVTNMDGLEWKRTKYSSITKLYLKYAEKLAVKHSDKLIADSVGIKNYLQEKYCVSSTFIPYGATVFNSPNIKYLEGFGLEPKAYDMIVARIEPENNVKTIIDGFLDSDVSRKLVVVGNMNTSLGKELKTYVNDSRIIFLGFVSSIDLLNNLRHYSNLYFHGHTVGGTNPSLLEAMASSSLICAHDNSFNKLILQEHAFYFISKFDVTKIVNSIHKTEHLNWCKINTKKINDNYQYSKIVSQYEQLLI from the coding sequence ATGAAATTAGCCATTATTGGTACTAGAGGAATCCCTAATAATTACGGAGGGTTCGAACAATTTGCAGAATATTTGTCTGATGGATTATCTAATCAAGGACACGATGTCTATGTTTACAACTCGCACAATCATCCTTTCAAGGACAAAAAATGGAGAAAAGTAAATATTATTCATTGTTTTGATCCAGAATATAAGATTGGGACAGTTGGTCAATTTATTTACGATTTAAATTGTATTCTAGATTCTAGAAAAAGAGATTTTGATGTTATTCTCCAATTAGGTTATACTAGTAGCTCAATTTGGAATTTTTTATTCAAAAATAACATTAAGCTCGTCACTAATATGGACGGTTTAGAATGGAAAAGAACTAAATATTCTTCAATTACTAAGCTATATTTAAAGTATGCTGAAAAATTAGCTGTAAAACACAGTGATAAATTAATAGCGGATTCTGTTGGAATCAAAAATTACCTTCAAGAAAAATACTGTGTTTCCTCTACATTTATTCCATACGGTGCAACGGTATTTAATTCTCCAAATATTAAATACCTTGAGGGGTTTGGATTAGAACCTAAGGCTTATGATATGATTGTTGCACGAATTGAGCCAGAAAATAATGTTAAAACAATTATCGATGGTTTTTTAGATTCAGATGTTTCCAGAAAATTAGTGGTAGTAGGCAATATGAATACTAGTTTAGGTAAGGAATTAAAAACTTACGTGAATGATTCTCGAATAATATTCTTGGGTTTTGTTTCTTCAATAGACCTATTGAACAATTTAAGACATTATTCCAATTTGTATTTTCATGGGCATACTGTTGGGGGAACGAATCCTTCTTTATTAGAAGCAATGGCTTCAAGTAGTTTGATATGTGCTCATGATAATTCGTTTAACAAATTAATACTGCAGGAGCATGCGTTTTATTTTATTTCAAAATTTGATGTGACTAAAATTGTCAATTCAATCCATAAAACTGAGCACTTAAATTGGTGTAAAATCAATACAAAAAAGATAAACGATAATTATCAGTATTCAAAAATAGTCTCTCAGTATGAGCAATTGTTGATTTAA